In Thunnus thynnus chromosome 13, fThuThy2.1, whole genome shotgun sequence, the following proteins share a genomic window:
- the pcp4a gene encoding calmodulin regulator protein PCP4a isoform X2: MSERQASGAMTGNSKPSAGQDEKKNNPPEDFDIDMDNPETEKAAVAIQSQFRKFQKKKQDVKS; encoded by the exons AGACAAGCATCTGGAGCAATGACTGGAAACAGCAAACCATCTGCTGGGCAAG atgaaaagaaaaacaaccccCCCGAGGACTTCGACATCGACATGGACAACCCGGAGACGGAGAAGGCTGCCGTGGCCATCCAGTCGCAGTTTAGGAAATTCCAGAAAAAGAAGCAGGATGTGAAGTCGTAG
- the pcp4a gene encoding calmodulin regulator protein PCP4a isoform X1, whose protein sequence is MSERQASGAMTGNSKPSAGQGLQGQQKLPSKYEKKNNPPEDFDIDMDNPETEKAAVAIQSQFRKFQKKKQDVKS, encoded by the exons AGACAAGCATCTGGAGCAATGACTGGAAACAGCAAACCATCTGCTGGGCAAG GGCTTCAAGGTCAACAAAAGCTTCCATCTAAAT atgaaaagaaaaacaaccccCCCGAGGACTTCGACATCGACATGGACAACCCGGAGACGGAGAAGGCTGCCGTGGCCATCCAGTCGCAGTTTAGGAAATTCCAGAAAAAGAAGCAGGATGTGAAGTCGTAG